The Thunnus thynnus chromosome 2, fThuThy2.1, whole genome shotgun sequence genome includes a region encoding these proteins:
- the rflna gene encoding refilin-A, producing MVGHLHLQAMDDSLKGKNREGLLDSPDSGLPPSPSPPFCSLSPGLIESRSGSCTTPVESHHGYYKKESREGKLLPYLLLNATGSDPRTRMYPVFFGESIEVNPKPEQEIKCNSAVKYDSDKHYRDGVYCATVPTPTSYSETVVAVRDCTWRSYKTQVYLEPRQRPISYRSTTIIYPKHAKNTYRTTLKYNPTGSRRWFVSTVQLESSEDTSPCIIYTEDL from the exons ATGGTGGGGCACCTACATTTACAAGCGATGGATGATAGTCTGAAAGGAAAGAACCGGGAGGGGCTGCTCGACAGTCCGGATTCGGGGTTACCCCCCAGCCCCAGTCCGCCCTTCTGCTCACTCTCTCCGGGTCTGATCGAGTCGCGCTCCGGCAGCTGCACGACGCCCGTCGAAAGCCATCATGGATATTATAAAAAGGAAAGCAGAGAAGGCAAACTG CTGCCCTACCTGCTGCTGAACGCCACAGGATCAGATCCCAGGACCCGCATGTACCCAGTGTTCTTCGGAGAGAGCATCGAGGTCAACCCCAAACCAGAGCAAGAAATCAA GTGCAACTCCGCCGTCAAGTATGACTCAGACAAGCATTACCGGGACGGGGTGTATTGCGCCACGGTTCCTACACCCACATCCTACAGCGAGACAGTGGTGGCGGTGCGGGACTGCACTTGGAGGAGCTACAAAACCCAGGTGTACCTGGAGCCGCGGCAGAGGCCCATCAGCTACCGGAGCACCACCATCATCTACCCGAAACACGCCAAGAACACTTACCGCACCACGCTCAAGTACAACCCCACGGGATCCCGCCGCTGGTTCGTCTCCACGGTGCAGCTGGAGTCGAGTGAGGATACTAGTCCCTGTATCATCTACACAGAGGACCTGTAG